Proteins from one Methanosarcinales archaeon genomic window:
- a CDS encoding DEAD/DEAH box helicase family protein, with amino-acid sequence MINRFSSRKQKLAESFLNERLVGAKNYDRIAGYFSSSILEIAGENLEGMEGTVRMVCNSQLDERDVKTSRAAHAAMRREWCAAEPENYGSKAKGRFAKLYELLRSGKLEVKVLPDTVFGLIHGKGGVITLQNGEKTSFIGSANETYHAWKLNYELIWEDDSPEAVQWVQEEFDALWIHPDARDLADFVIEDISRIAKREVIQKIEDWREDPEPASSIVELPVYRNDLGLWEHQKYFIKLAFDAHQGPHGARFVLADMVGLGKTLQLAMVAQLIALTGDKPILILAPKTLIWQWQDEMTERLDLPSAVWTGKQWVDEQGIEYPIMGQEGIKQCPRRIGVVSYGLVTKGSKTIEYIKELSYDCIIVDEAHHARRRNLGPNKEKESPEPNNLLSFLQVMGGKSKSILLATATPVQLYPIEAWDLLKILSSGNNESVLGNKSSLWQRDAVRSLDLVSGIEELPEDEMERWNWIRNPLPPSSENRDIEIIRRAFNIGNDVVTVPGSDYIKLREPEKDRVRKLSRDFMKDHNPFIRHIVRRTRKFLENTINDETNEPYLKPIKVELQGEDIRDAIILTTYLNDAYKLAEEFCHLFSKRSRGGGFLKTLLLRRVGSTLYAGKRTSEAMLGIKHENLEAEEEDEDENEDIQVSDIFKEMSIEERNVLQRFLDIISEKEDQDPKYQK; translated from the coding sequence ATGATCAATCGATTCTCATCAAGAAAACAAAAACTCGCAGAATCATTCCTGAACGAACGCCTCGTAGGAGCGAAAAACTACGATAGAATTGCAGGATACTTCAGTTCATCCATTCTTGAGATCGCCGGAGAGAACCTTGAGGGCATGGAAGGTACTGTCCGTATGGTCTGTAATTCCCAGCTTGATGAAAGGGATGTGAAGACCAGCCGTGCTGCACACGCAGCCATGCGGAGGGAGTGGTGTGCTGCAGAACCGGAAAATTATGGTTCAAAAGCAAAGGGCCGATTTGCAAAACTCTATGAATTGCTCAGATCAGGTAAGCTTGAGGTAAAGGTGCTTCCTGATACTGTATTTGGACTTATTCATGGCAAAGGTGGTGTCATCACCCTGCAAAATGGAGAAAAAACGTCCTTCATCGGAAGCGCCAATGAGACCTACCATGCCTGGAAACTTAACTATGAGCTTATCTGGGAAGATGATTCACCGGAAGCGGTTCAGTGGGTGCAGGAAGAATTCGATGCACTCTGGATACACCCTGACGCCCGGGACTTAGCTGATTTTGTCATTGAAGATATCAGCAGGATCGCAAAACGAGAGGTAATTCAAAAAATTGAAGACTGGAGGGAAGACCCGGAGCCAGCATCATCAATTGTGGAACTGCCTGTATACAGGAACGACCTCGGACTATGGGAGCACCAGAAATATTTCATCAAATTAGCTTTCGATGCACATCAGGGTCCACATGGTGCCCGCTTTGTACTTGCCGATATGGTAGGGTTGGGGAAAACACTCCAGCTTGCAATGGTAGCCCAATTAATAGCACTTACCGGAGACAAACCGATCCTGATACTGGCTCCGAAGACATTGATCTGGCAGTGGCAGGACGAGATGACAGAGAGGCTTGACCTCCCATCTGCGGTCTGGACCGGGAAACAATGGGTAGATGAGCAGGGTATTGAATACCCGATTATGGGTCAGGAAGGAATAAAACAATGTCCGCGCAGGATTGGAGTTGTATCATATGGTCTTGTCACAAAGGGGTCTAAAACTATAGAATATATCAAAGAACTCAGTTATGACTGCATTATTGTAGATGAAGCACACCATGCTCGCAGAAGAAATCTTGGTCCAAACAAGGAGAAAGAAAGCCCTGAACCCAATAACCTCCTGTCATTTCTGCAGGTAATGGGAGGTAAATCTAAAAGTATACTCCTGGCAACAGCCACTCCTGTACAGCTCTATCCTATCGAAGCCTGGGACCTCTTGAAGATACTTTCATCAGGTAATAATGAATCCGTACTTGGGAACAAATCAAGCCTATGGCAGAGGGATGCAGTGCGTTCTCTTGACCTTGTTTCTGGAATAGAAGAATTGCCGGAAGATGAAATGGAAAGGTGGAACTGGATACGCAATCCATTACCACCTTCCTCCGAGAACCGGGATATTGAAATTATTCGCCGTGCTTTTAATATCGGAAATGATGTGGTAACTGTCCCGGGTTCGGACTATATTAAATTAAGAGAACCTGAGAAAGACAGGGTGAGGAAACTTTCAAGGGATTTTATGAAAGACCATAATCCTTTTATCAGACATATTGTTCGAAGGACCCGAAAGTTCCTTGAAAATACAATAAATGATGAAACAAATGAACCATACCTCAAACCTATAAAAGTGGAGTTGCAGGGAGAGGATATTCGCGATGCGATAATATTGACTACTTATCTCAATGATGCATATAAACTCGCTGAAGAGTTCTGTCACTTATTTTCAAAAAGATCACGGGGGGGAGGTTTTTTAAAAACATTACTGCTACGGCGAGTAGGCAGCACTCTTTATGCTGGAAAACGGACTTCAGAGGCCATGCTTGGGATTAAGCACGAAAACCTTGAAGCGGAAGAAGAAGATGAAGATGAAAATGAAGACATACAGGTCAGTGATATCTTCAAAGAAATGTCCATTGAGGAGAGAAATGTTCTCCAGCGATTCCTGGATATAATATCTGAAAAAGAAGATCAGGACCCAAAATATCAAAAAA